In the Leptospira sp. WS4.C2 genome, one interval contains:
- the trpD gene encoding anthranilate phosphoribosyltransferase: MTVPTIKEILGQVVSGHHLVDTHAEHFLSKVMDGDVPEPVLASFLTAMKMKGETTDELYGFVRAMRNHAIKPSKKFDFDFLDTCGTGGDGKGTLNVSTLSALTLASLGFKVAKHGNRSVSSLSGSSDILSGLGYKLDQSTADSEAEFLRTGFVFLFAPAWHPAMKYAGPVRTALGFRTFFNLIGPLSNPFSPSHQIVGVYDKSLCLPMAEILGRLGSKRAIVCHSQDGLDEFSIFEGTDYAYFNGKEPVELSFDPVELGLNSKELDRNTVFSSSKEGAESLFRAVLDPSASTGGTAMVALNAGVAMFLLGAVSDIRTGYETAKAALLEKKVLRFVRETLNLT; encoded by the coding sequence ATGACCGTTCCCACAATTAAGGAAATCCTCGGGCAAGTTGTGTCCGGCCACCACCTTGTGGACACTCACGCAGAACATTTTTTAAGCAAAGTAATGGATGGGGATGTTCCTGAGCCAGTCCTTGCTTCTTTTCTCACAGCCATGAAAATGAAAGGGGAAACCACGGACGAATTGTACGGATTTGTTCGAGCGATGCGTAATCATGCAATCAAACCCTCTAAAAAATTTGATTTTGATTTTTTAGACACTTGTGGGACAGGAGGGGACGGCAAAGGCACTTTGAATGTATCCACACTTTCGGCCCTCACTTTGGCAAGTCTCGGCTTTAAAGTTGCCAAACATGGAAATCGTTCTGTATCTTCACTTTCGGGAAGTTCCGATATTCTTTCTGGCCTTGGTTACAAACTCGATCAGTCCACAGCAGATTCGGAAGCAGAATTCCTTCGCACGGGGTTTGTGTTTTTATTTGCTCCCGCTTGGCATCCTGCAATGAAGTATGCTGGACCCGTTCGTACCGCTCTCGGATTTCGGACTTTTTTCAATTTGATTGGACCTCTCTCCAATCCCTTTTCCCCCTCCCACCAAATTGTGGGAGTGTATGATAAGTCTCTCTGTCTACCGATGGCAGAAATTCTCGGAAGGCTTGGTTCCAAACGAGCCATTGTCTGCCATTCACAGGACGGGCTCGATGAGTTTTCTATCTTTGAAGGAACCGATTATGCCTATTTTAATGGAAAGGAACCAGTTGAATTGTCCTTTGATCCTGTGGAATTGGGCCTAAATTCCAAGGAATTGGACAGAAATACAGTGTTCTCCTCTTCGAAGGAAGGGGCGGAATCCTTATTTCGGGCAGTTCTCGACCCAAGTGCATCGACTGGGGGAACGGCAATGGTTGCCCTGAACGCGGGGGTAGCCATGTTTTTACTCGGTGCCGTCAGTGATATACGAACAGGGTACGAAACTGCCAAAGCGGCTCTCCTTGAGAAAAAAGTTCTCCGATTCGTTCGTGAAACATTGAATTTAACATAA
- the yajC gene encoding preprotein translocase subunit YajC produces MLNFNFLTPDILILAQEEGAKSSLQSLIIIPIMLVAMYFLVILPNKKEEKKRKEMITNLQKGDNVVTNSGLHGKIVEFKDNNETVVLSVAANTNVTFETSAILKKKA; encoded by the coding sequence ATGCTCAATTTTAATTTTTTAACACCAGATATCCTAATCCTTGCCCAAGAAGAGGGTGCAAAGTCGTCCCTACAGTCACTCATCATCATTCCGATCATGTTAGTTGCTATGTACTTTCTTGTGATCCTTCCAAACAAAAAAGAAGAGAAGAAACGGAAAGAAATGATCACCAATCTCCAAAAAGGGGATAACGTTGTGACCAATAGCGGCCTTCATGGTAAGATTGTTGAGTTCAAAGACAATAACGAAACTGTCGTTTTGAGTGTTGCTGCGAACACTAACGTCACATTTGAAACTAGCGCTATTCTGAAGAAGAAAGCCTAA
- a CDS encoding SRP-less Sec system protein, whose amino-acid sequence MKRLFLVSLVFCFSASLFAQEGLDFLDKVNDKPKSTSTKPKEETNVTTTKKQTSVVTTTSPTTGKKKRSKKKSKQNQLATTTETLPQNTNLAVNPNSNTTVTDKSFPGLEKQPVVLEEEEVVNNGLWMDSSVSVEPSGLPGFSADLKVGKTEGSNQAPNLSSNKESGKSLFNFSDFFAKYKKAMMILGIIILFAFYRLRSARPGSSSRSYRR is encoded by the coding sequence ATGAAACGGCTCTTCTTAGTTTCCCTAGTATTCTGTTTTTCGGCCTCCCTCTTTGCGCAAGAGGGATTGGATTTTTTAGATAAGGTCAATGATAAACCAAAATCGACAAGCACCAAACCGAAAGAAGAAACGAACGTAACCACAACTAAAAAACAAACCAGTGTTGTGACTACAACCTCACCGACTACGGGAAAAAAGAAGAGATCCAAAAAGAAATCCAAACAAAACCAACTGGCAACAACTACGGAGACCCTTCCGCAAAACACCAATTTGGCTGTGAACCCGAACTCAAACACTACGGTAACGGATAAATCCTTTCCTGGTTTGGAAAAACAACCTGTTGTTCTAGAAGAAGAGGAAGTGGTAAATAACGGTTTGTGGATGGATTCTAGTGTTTCTGTGGAACCATCAGGTCTTCCTGGATTTTCTGCTGATTTGAAAGTCGGAAAAACAGAAGGTTCCAACCAAGCACCGAATCTTTCCTCAAACAAAGAATCTGGAAAATCACTCTTTAATTTCTCTGATTTTTTTGCTAAATATAAAAAAGCGATGATGATCCTTGGGATCATCATACTCTTTGCTTTTTACAGACTTAGATCCGCTCGCCCGGGATCTAGTAGTCGTTCTTATAGAAGATAA